In Hahella sp. HNIBRBA332, the genomic window CACTACTGTATCGACGCCAATTAGATCCGCGGTTTCCAGCGGTCCCATTTTATGACCGAAACACTCCTTGAAAATCGCATCCACATCCGCTGGTTTGGCTATTCCGTCCTGAATGGCGAACGCCGCTTCATTCATGAACAGGTGGGAAATACGGTTGGAGACGAAACCTGGGCCATCTTTCACCACCACCGCTTTTTTGCCCAGCATCGCCAGCATTTCCAGGCAACGGTCTTTGGTTTGCTCTGAGGTATTCAGGCCCAGTATCACTTCCACGGTATGTTTCAGGTAAACCGGGTTCATGAAGTGAACGCCGATGACCTGCGCCGACGTTTTATGAAAAGACCCCAGCTTGGTAATGGGAATACAGGAGGTGTTGGCCGCCAGAACGGCGTTGGGCGCAATAAACTCGGCCATGCGGGTATACAGCGCCTGTTTAAGCTCGATGTTTTCCGGGATATTCTCCACCACGAACGCGCAATCAGAAATCGCATTCAGCTCATTCGTCCAGCGAATGTTGTCCAGAATATCCTGTGGTTTCTTCCCTTTCGCCAGTGGGCTGAACAACGGCGCGTAACCCGCCGTCTCCAGCACGCGCGCCCGACTTTGCTCACAGGACGGCTCGTCTTTTTCAACGACGACGACGTTATGGCCGCGCAAAGCGCAATCAAACGCCAGACTGGACCCAATATTACCGCCGCCGATCACGGCAATGTTTAGTTTTGACATACAAACTTCTTCCTTGTTGTGCTTTAAAAATCTGTTTTCCGTTGTCTAATCAGGCAGCGGAATCCGGCGAGATCACTTCCCACCTGCCGAACCAGGTCAGCCCGACCGCCTTGGCCAGAGACGCCGACGCCTGATTATCGAACTGACAACGGTACTGGGGTTCGTACCCCTTCTCACTGGCGCGTCTGCAAATAGCGCGCACCACTTTACGGGCGTATCCCTGGCCTCTGAAGGGAGGCAACGTCAGCACGCCCAGATCCGCGATGCGCGCCTGATCGCCGGGATAACTGTCCCAGGGATACATGCTGGCGGCGCAAACCAGACGGTCGTCAACAACAGCGCCGACGACTTCCCAATGATCCAGCTCGACATAGGCGTCATCCAGGTCCTGCTCTGTCGCAGCCCCCTGAAACTGGTTGAAGATCGCTTCATCCTGAATGCTCAGAGGACGGATGCAATTCTCCGAAGCTTCCTGCATCAATGTGTTTTTATCCTCCGCAGAGAAATAGAAAATCTCATCGGCGCCATGCAGCGCCACTCCCGCTTCCTGCAGCTTTTGACGCAGGTCAGCCGCCGACAGGCCGTCAAGCTGGTAGAAACCCAGCTTATCCGCCATCGCCGGCGTCATGACCGTCATGACGCGCCCGTCCGCGGTTTCCAGCACCATCAGCCGTCTTTCCTCCGGTAACGCCGCATTGGCGACCACAGTCAAACTCCCGGACTGGAGCAGAACCTCTCCCCTTGCAAAAGGGGTCATCCAAAAGTCCATTATCGTTGATGAAAATACAGACATACTTCTCTCTCGACTTCGTTGTCATTAATTCGACGGACATATAACGTCCTTCTATTTGTCGGCAAACCACAGGATCTGCGTAGGTCAGATCCTGTCTCCCCAGTTCATCGCCGCGCTTTCCGGCAGCTCTCCCAGAGAAAGAGGTTGAGCCTGTAACTGCGCCAACTCCCCGACCTGGGCTTCAATCCATGGAACCACGTTTGTATCAGCGAACAGGTAAAAGTGGCCGCCGGTAAACACCCG contains:
- a CDS encoding 3-hydroxyacyl-CoA dehydrogenase family protein, yielding MSKLNIAVIGGGNIGSSLAFDCALRGHNVVVVEKDEPSCEQSRARVLETAGYAPLFSPLAKGKKPQDILDNIRWTNELNAISDCAFVVENIPENIELKQALYTRMAEFIAPNAVLAANTSCIPITKLGSFHKTSAQVIGVHFMNPVYLKHTVEVILGLNTSEQTKDRCLEMLAMLGKKAVVVKDGPGFVSNRISHLFMNEAAFAIQDGIAKPADVDAIFKECFGHKMGPLETADLIGVDTVVNSLDVLYQTFQDSKYRVCPLMRSMVDAGHLGRKTGKGFYSY
- a CDS encoding GNAT family N-acetyltransferase: MTPFARGEVLLQSGSLTVVANAALPEERRLMVLETADGRVMTVMTPAMADKLGFYQLDGLSAADLRQKLQEAGVALHGADEIFYFSAEDKNTLMQEASENCIRPLSIQDEAIFNQFQGAATEQDLDDAYVELDHWEVVGAVVDDRLVCAASMYPWDSYPGDQARIADLGVLTLPPFRGQGYARKVVRAICRRASEKGYEPQYRCQFDNQASASLAKAVGLTWFGRWEVISPDSAA